One stretch of Paenibacillus sp. AN1007 DNA includes these proteins:
- the tsaB gene encoding tRNA (adenosine(37)-N6)-threonylcarbamoyltransferase complex dimerization subunit type 1 TsaB: MENKSIIKDSQEKDLIEPLQEKPRQRFLVLDTSTAVMAAAVMEERSLLEERNERAERNHSVHVVPVMEQLLAASSTEPGQLSGIAVGIGPGSYTGIRIAVTAAKTLAWAWDIPVAGVSSLQAIAWGGWHSGLAAKAMAAADDTAAGSGGTPSADQGGTSAAPVHWIVPLVDARRGQAYTALFASAGGDAPRRLAPDAIRQMDGWLEELAARIAEAAPEERPAAVWIVGETGQHAEAAAALRCPAGTALQLVPYELEGRWIGRLGAEALLAGQRDDVHALVPNYTQLSEAEANLLRKG, from the coding sequence ATGGAAAATAAAAGTATAATCAAGGATTCGCAAGAAAAGGATCTGATCGAACCTTTGCAAGAAAAGCCGCGTCAGCGGTTTTTGGTGTTGGATACATCTACCGCGGTGATGGCCGCAGCGGTGATGGAAGAACGATCACTGCTGGAGGAGCGCAATGAACGAGCTGAACGTAACCACTCGGTGCACGTTGTGCCTGTAATGGAGCAGCTGCTGGCCGCCAGCAGTACCGAGCCGGGCCAGCTCAGCGGGATCGCCGTCGGCATTGGGCCAGGATCGTACACGGGCATCCGCATCGCGGTGACCGCGGCGAAGACGCTGGCCTGGGCATGGGACATCCCCGTTGCGGGGGTGTCCAGCCTTCAGGCCATCGCCTGGGGCGGCTGGCACAGCGGCCTCGCCGCCAAGGCGATGGCTGCGGCAGACGATACCGCAGCCGGGTCTGGCGGAACGCCATCCGCGGACCAGGGCGGCACGAGTGCCGCCCCTGTCCACTGGATCGTTCCGCTCGTGGATGCGCGGCGCGGTCAAGCCTATACCGCGCTGTTCGCCTCCGCCGGCGGCGATGCGCCCCGCCGGCTGGCGCCGGATGCCATCCGTCAAATGGACGGATGGCTGGAAGAGCTCGCCGCCCGCATAGCGGAGGCGGCGCCGGAAGAGCGGCCCGCTGCCGTCTGGATCGTCGGCGAGACGGGCCAGCATGCGGAGGCAGCGGCAGCGCTTCGCTGTCCCGCAGGAACGGCGCTTCAGCTCGTACCATATGAGCTGGAAGGCCGCTGGATTGGGCGCCTCGGCGCTGAAGCGCTGCTGGCAGGTCAGCGCGACGACGTACATGCTTTGGTGCCAAACTACACCCAGCTGTCCGAAGCGGAAGCGAACCTGCTGCGCAAAGGCTGA
- the tsaE gene encoding tRNA (adenosine(37)-N6)-threonylcarbamoyltransferase complex ATPase subunit type 1 TsaE translates to MNQTHEQWVYPSRSIADTEALASALAVRAQAGMVIALDGNLGAGKTAFSQKFAWHLGVRDVVSSPTFTLIKEYEGRLPLYHMDVYRISLEEADELGLEEYFYGDGVSLVEWSSIIPELLPQEHLHVQIETTGLEERTITLDGYGEVYAELCRQFRQNGVLG, encoded by the coding sequence TTGAATCAGACGCATGAGCAGTGGGTGTATCCATCCCGCAGCATTGCAGATACAGAAGCGCTTGCGTCCGCACTCGCGGTGCGGGCACAGGCCGGAATGGTCATTGCGCTGGATGGCAATTTGGGCGCAGGCAAAACAGCATTTTCACAGAAGTTTGCCTGGCATTTGGGTGTGAGAGATGTCGTGAGCAGTCCGACGTTCACACTGATCAAGGAATACGAAGGGCGATTGCCGCTGTATCACATGGATGTGTACCGTATTTCGCTGGAAGAAGCGGACGAGCTGGGGCTTGAGGAGTATTTTTACGGTGATGGTGTCAGTTTGGTAGAGTGGTCCAGCATCATTCCCGAGCTGCTGCCGCAGGAGCATCTTCATGTGCAGATCGAGACGACAGGTCTTGAAGAGCGAACGATAACGCTGGATGGGTATGGTGAGGTGTATGCTGAGCTGTGCCGACAGTTCAGACAGAATGGAGTCTTGGGATGA
- a CDS encoding H-type small acid-soluble spore protein: MDAKRAKAIYESKDTIAVMLEGEPVWIENVDEANGMATVQVGSRPGNTQTVRVDRLEE; the protein is encoded by the coding sequence ATGGATGCGAAGCGGGCAAAAGCAATATATGAATCCAAAGATACGATTGCAGTCATGCTTGAAGGGGAGCCTGTCTGGATTGAGAATGTAGATGAAGCTAACGGTATGGCGACCGTACAGGTTGGCAGCAGACCTGGCAATACACAGACAGTCCGTGTGGATCGTCTGGAGGAATAG
- a CDS encoding Ku protein: MHTVWKGAISFGLVHVPVKMFSATEDKDISMRYIHNVCGSPLAYVRQCPSCEVEVKWEEITKGYEYEKGKFVLFEKEELEALNESASKTITILDFVDLTEIDPIYFQKTYYLSPDQAGGNAYQLLMNAMRDTGKIGIAKISIRSKSSLAAIRVLDDCLSMETIFYPDEIRPVSQVPNLPEIQNVNEKELTMAKLLIDQLSTPFDPGKYTDDYRAKLLDLIQHKVAGEEIKIAPAKPEANVMDLMAALQASIEAVKPIPADPGTSTAKPKKRAPRKTTAQAAAGGETDVTAAPKRKKAPAKPKA, encoded by the coding sequence ATGCATACCGTCTGGAAAGGCGCCATCAGTTTCGGCCTCGTGCATGTGCCCGTCAAAATGTTCTCCGCTACAGAGGACAAGGATATCTCCATGCGTTATATCCACAATGTCTGCGGAAGTCCGCTCGCTTATGTACGTCAGTGTCCCTCCTGTGAGGTTGAAGTGAAATGGGAAGAGATCACCAAAGGTTACGAATATGAGAAGGGTAAATTTGTTTTGTTTGAAAAAGAAGAACTCGAGGCGTTAAACGAGTCCGCCAGCAAAACCATTACCATTCTGGATTTTGTAGATTTAACCGAGATTGACCCGATCTACTTCCAAAAAACCTATTACCTCTCTCCCGATCAGGCTGGCGGAAACGCCTATCAACTGCTTATGAACGCCATGCGGGATACGGGTAAAATCGGAATCGCCAAAATCTCCATCCGTTCTAAAAGCAGTCTAGCCGCCATTCGTGTACTGGATGACTGTTTATCGATGGAAACGATCTTTTACCCTGATGAGATTCGCCCGGTGTCTCAAGTCCCTAACCTTCCTGAAATTCAGAATGTGAATGAAAAGGAACTCACGATGGCCAAGCTGTTGATCGATCAGCTCTCCACCCCGTTTGATCCTGGTAAATACACAGATGACTACCGGGCGAAGCTGCTCGATCTTATTCAGCACAAAGTAGCAGGTGAGGAAATTAAAATTGCACCAGCCAAACCGGAAGCCAATGTGATGGATCTCATGGCAGCGCTGCAGGCCAGTATTGAAGCGGTTAAACCGATTCCTGCCGATCCGGGCACATCTACGGCCAAACCAAAAAAGCGTGCTCCACGAAAAACAACTGCTCAGGCTGCCGCCGGAGGAGAAACCGATGTTACTGCTGCACCCAAACGCAAAAAGGCCCCAGCCAAGCCAAAAGCTTAA
- a CDS encoding VOC family protein: MNTPYQIPATTHLGEVSLKISDLDRSIQFYSDVVGLKLLEREDHMASMTADGKNVLLRLEEVSGSITLPERSHTGLYHFAILLPDRKSLGLAVRNLAASGIEIGQGDHLVSEAFYISDPDLNGIEIYADRPRDTWKRDADNNYVMASDPVDVQSLFDISENETWKGLPAGTVIGHVHFHVRSLEEARSFYSDILGFDVVGNFANMSALFVSAGGYHHHIGLNIWAGVNAPVNPANGTGIDYFTIVYAHSDEVEQAAARLRQSGVEVIQDDKAYYAADPQNIRIRMIAKA; the protein is encoded by the coding sequence ATGAACACCCCTTATCAAATTCCAGCGACAACCCATCTGGGTGAGGTTAGTCTTAAAATCAGCGATCTGGACCGCTCTATTCAATTCTATTCAGACGTTGTCGGTCTAAAATTGCTGGAGCGCGAAGATCACATGGCTTCGATGACTGCGGACGGAAAGAACGTACTTCTTCGCCTCGAAGAGGTCAGCGGCAGCATCACTCTGCCTGAGCGTTCCCATACAGGTTTGTACCACTTTGCCATTTTGCTTCCTGACCGCAAATCACTTGGACTTGCCGTTCGTAATCTGGCCGCATCCGGTATCGAGATTGGTCAAGGAGATCATTTGGTAAGTGAAGCCTTTTATATCTCTGACCCCGATTTAAACGGGATTGAAATTTACGCCGACCGCCCTCGGGACACCTGGAAACGCGATGCGGATAACAATTATGTTATGGCCAGTGATCCAGTCGATGTACAGAGCTTATTTGATATTTCGGAAAATGAAACCTGGAAGGGTCTGCCCGCCGGCACCGTTATTGGTCATGTTCACTTTCACGTTCGCAGTCTGGAAGAAGCCCGGAGCTTCTATTCGGATATCCTCGGATTTGATGTTGTAGGAAACTTTGCTAATATGTCCGCGTTGTTCGTGTCTGCAGGCGGTTACCATCATCATATCGGGCTGAACATCTGGGCGGGCGTTAACGCTCCGGTCAATCCTGCCAATGGTACGGGGATCGACTATTTTACCATTGTGTATGCTCATTCGGACGAAGTCGAACAGGCTGCTGCACGTTTGCGCCAATCGGGTGTTGAAGTGATTCAAGATGACAAGGCATACTATGCGGCAGACCCGCAAAACATTCGGATCCGTATGATCGCAAAAGCATAA
- a CDS encoding endospore germination permease: MIEKGRLTVRQLASLMFLCTIGEQILVFPSMITSYAQQDAWISSLLGVGGGLGVLLILFAVYNLNPRLNLIEHILRILGPWIGAVVSLFYLFYFLISTSTFIREIGDFMATEILTSSPLWVLHLVFICALAWGLKSGLVNIGRTAEAFLPLIVLFLIILTLCLLPKAELDNIKPVLAQGFLAPFKGFIAVLTYPYCELCIFMMLLPYTERSPHLKRDFLLMGMIGGLLLTLTLSICLLVLGPFMTQHHWFASFSVSRLINIGNFVQRIEAFMASVWVIAVFFKSVLFFYSFALGMAHLFRLSSYRILILPASLLILACSILVAPNETFYLKFVIPYWIDWDLTCGIFLPLLLILIHHLRHRMQKQ; the protein is encoded by the coding sequence ATGATTGAAAAGGGACGTTTGACCGTCAGGCAGCTCGCTTCGCTCATGTTCCTTTGTACGATCGGGGAGCAGATTCTGGTCTTCCCCTCGATGATTACGTCTTATGCACAGCAGGATGCCTGGATTTCCTCCTTACTTGGAGTGGGCGGTGGGCTGGGGGTACTTCTAATCCTGTTCGCTGTGTACAACCTGAATCCGCGGCTGAATCTGATTGAACATATACTTCGCATCCTGGGGCCATGGATCGGGGCTGTAGTCAGCCTGTTTTATTTATTTTACTTTCTGATCAGCACATCCACCTTTATCCGGGAAATCGGCGACTTCATGGCCACCGAAATTCTGACCAGTTCTCCACTATGGGTGCTGCATCTGGTATTTATCTGTGCACTGGCCTGGGGATTAAAATCAGGACTCGTGAATATCGGCAGGACCGCCGAAGCTTTCTTACCTCTAATTGTGCTGTTTCTGATTATTCTTACTTTGTGTCTGCTGCCCAAAGCAGAACTGGATAACATCAAGCCCGTTCTCGCTCAAGGTTTTCTCGCCCCTTTCAAGGGCTTTATTGCTGTACTTACATATCCGTACTGTGAACTATGTATTTTCATGATGCTTTTACCTTACACCGAGCGGAGTCCCCATCTGAAAAGAGACTTTTTACTCATGGGTATGATTGGCGGATTACTGTTAACGCTAACACTAAGTATATGTCTGCTGGTTTTGGGACCATTCATGACACAGCATCACTGGTTTGCATCGTTTAGCGTATCTCGATTGATTAACATCGGCAACTTTGTACAGCGGATTGAAGCTTTCATGGCCTCCGTCTGGGTTATCGCTGTGTTTTTCAAAAGCGTTCTCTTTTTCTACAGTTTTGCACTCGGCATGGCTCACCTGTTTCGATTATCCAGTTACCGGATTCTGATACTGCCCGCCTCACTTCTCATTTTAGCCTGTTCCATACTGGTGGCTCCGAATGAAACTTTTTACCTTAAATTTGTCATCCCCTACTGGATCGATTGGGATTTAACCTGCGGCATCTTCCTGCCGCTGCTGCTGATTCTGATTCACCACTTGAGACATCGTATGCAAAAACAATGA
- a CDS encoding DNA ligase gives MFKPVIPFEPISRDTLPAGSQWTAQIKWDGVRMLAYENGQELRLVNRRLHDRTAQYPELVQPRNLCAGSSYILDGEIIALDPDTGRPSFYHVLRRDRMSKPGGIAHAVQQIPVTYMVFDILFYEGKWITDQALEVRQQLLHKVLQTSDHVQEVTNSRDASALLTVMRQHQMEGIVCKDLSSTYGIGGKDARWQKVKIMHDLYGMIGGVTYRSGIVNAVAIGVYDGPHFIYIGHVGTGKLNINRWRELTAQVEPLIVNERPFHNIPERSAETTWVTPRIGLKVQYMELTHHQTLRHPSIQTFADVKPEDCPISQLEQ, from the coding sequence ATGTTCAAACCCGTTATTCCGTTCGAACCCATCTCCCGCGACACCCTGCCTGCAGGCTCACAGTGGACTGCCCAAATCAAGTGGGACGGCGTGCGCATGCTGGCTTACGAGAACGGACAGGAGCTGCGGCTGGTCAATCGCAGATTACATGACCGGACAGCCCAGTATCCCGAACTGGTACAACCGCGTAATCTGTGTGCCGGCTCTTCTTACATTCTGGACGGAGAGATTATCGCGCTGGACCCGGACACGGGACGCCCCTCCTTTTACCATGTACTGCGCCGGGACCGGATGAGCAAACCGGGTGGTATCGCCCATGCCGTTCAGCAGATACCGGTTACTTATATGGTATTTGATATTCTTTTTTATGAGGGGAAATGGATCACTGACCAAGCGCTCGAAGTTCGCCAGCAGCTGCTGCACAAGGTGCTGCAAACCAGCGATCATGTACAGGAAGTGACCAACTCACGAGATGCATCCGCTCTGCTTACGGTGATGAGACAGCACCAGATGGAAGGCATCGTCTGTAAAGATCTTTCCAGTACCTACGGGATCGGAGGTAAAGATGCGCGCTGGCAGAAGGTCAAAATCATGCATGACCTCTATGGCATGATTGGGGGAGTTACCTATCGAAGCGGTATCGTCAATGCTGTTGCGATCGGCGTATATGACGGACCTCATTTTATTTATATCGGTCATGTCGGGACAGGGAAATTAAACATCAATCGCTGGCGTGAACTCACTGCACAAGTTGAGCCGCTTATTGTAAATGAAAGGCCATTCCATAACATTCCTGAACGCAGCGCGGAGACCACATGGGTAACACCACGCATCGGCCTTAAAGTGCAGTATATGGAACTGACTCACCATCAGACACTGCGTCACCCCAGCATCCAGACTTTCGCTGATGTGAAACCTGAAGATTGTCCGATAAGCCAACTTGAACAGTAA
- the ligD gene encoding non-homologous end-joining DNA ligase, with protein MPHKIKGSITIEGVELTVTNPDKPLWPEAGITKAIYLQKLAALAPYLLTYTRNRLLTTIRYPHGAGGTFFYQKNAPEPVPDFVHTHDHEGIRYVVMNGLPELLWLGNLAALEFHPSLHAINSTLPCEWMIDLDPSMEHEPRIMQAALIVGETLSSLGLQSVPKTSGATGVQIIVPVTRGVTFDELRDIGHFVGKYVTQKHPELFTLERLKKDRGDRIYFDYLQHYGGKTLASPYTPRAKPGGTVSTPLTWDEVRRNVSIQDYHLMNIIERLNDVGDLIAAVPPQPIELILKHLQKK; from the coding sequence ATGCCGCATAAAATCAAAGGTTCCATCACAATCGAAGGTGTGGAACTCACCGTCACCAATCCAGACAAGCCCTTATGGCCTGAAGCAGGCATAACCAAAGCCATTTATTTGCAAAAGCTGGCCGCACTTGCGCCTTACCTGCTGACCTACACCCGTAATCGACTTCTGACAACGATTCGTTACCCTCATGGTGCAGGCGGAACGTTCTTTTATCAGAAAAATGCGCCCGAACCTGTGCCTGATTTTGTTCATACACACGATCACGAGGGCATCCGTTACGTTGTTATGAACGGACTGCCGGAGCTGCTCTGGCTTGGCAATCTTGCGGCACTTGAGTTTCACCCTTCGCTGCATGCCATTAACAGCACACTTCCATGTGAATGGATGATCGATCTCGATCCTTCAATGGAACATGAGCCGCGGATTATGCAGGCTGCCTTGATTGTAGGCGAAACGTTATCCTCTCTTGGATTGCAATCGGTTCCCAAAACGTCCGGGGCCACGGGTGTGCAGATCATTGTGCCGGTTACCCGTGGTGTGACATTTGATGAACTGCGGGATATCGGTCATTTTGTAGGCAAATATGTCACGCAAAAACATCCTGAACTGTTTACACTGGAGCGGCTGAAAAAAGATAGGGGTGATCGAATTTACTTTGATTATCTCCAGCATTATGGCGGCAAAACGCTGGCCTCTCCCTATACGCCTCGCGCCAAACCAGGCGGCACTGTCTCCACCCCCCTGACTTGGGATGAGGTCCGCCGAAATGTCTCCATTCAGGATTATCACCTGATGAATATTATCGAACGGTTGAATGACGTCGGCGATCTGATTGCAGCGGTTCCTCCGCAGCCAATCGAGCTGATTCTGAAACATTTGCAGAAAAAATAG
- a CDS encoding YitT family protein gives MSNVTVKELTAKQADRGVKSSVFTLKLLQRIVMILIGAALMAVSLEVFLVPNGVIDGGITGISIMVSELTHLPLGIFLTLLNLPFLILGYKQIGKTFALSTLLGIVVMSIGTSLLHKVPALTPGEPLLGAVFGGLILGVGVGLVIRSGGSLDGTEIVAILFSEKSPLSVGQIVLIINVFIFAGAGFVFGWPNALYSMIAYYIAMKMIDIVNEGLDQSKSVWIISEKYRDIGSALTDRLGRGVTYLDGEGGFSGDEKKIIFVVITRLEEAKLKSIVEDWDPQAFVAIGNIHDVKGGRFKKKGIH, from the coding sequence ATGTCCAATGTAACGGTGAAAGAACTAACGGCCAAACAAGCTGACCGCGGCGTCAAAAGCTCGGTGTTTACGCTGAAGTTACTGCAGCGTATTGTAATGATCCTGATCGGTGCCGCGCTGATGGCTGTATCACTTGAAGTGTTCCTGGTGCCGAATGGCGTCATCGACGGCGGGATCACGGGGATTTCAATTATGGTTTCGGAGCTCACGCATCTGCCGCTGGGGATATTCCTGACTTTGCTCAATTTGCCTTTTCTGATCCTTGGATACAAGCAGATCGGTAAGACCTTTGCATTATCAACGCTGCTGGGCATTGTTGTGATGTCCATTGGTACATCTCTACTGCACAAAGTTCCGGCGCTTACACCAGGCGAACCGCTGCTCGGTGCTGTATTCGGCGGCTTAATTCTGGGTGTGGGGGTAGGTCTGGTCATTCGTTCCGGTGGTTCACTGGACGGTACAGAGATTGTTGCCATTCTGTTTAGTGAGAAGTCTCCGCTGTCAGTAGGGCAGATTGTTTTGATCATTAACGTATTTATCTTTGCGGGTGCAGGTTTCGTATTCGGCTGGCCGAATGCCCTTTATTCGATGATTGCTTATTACATCGCTATGAAGATGATTGATATCGTGAACGAGGGGCTTGATCAGTCCAAGTCGGTCTGGATCATCAGTGAGAAGTATCGCGATATCGGTTCCGCTTTGACAGATCGTCTCGGTCGTGGTGTAACGTATCTGGACGGAGAAGGCGGATTCAGCGGAGATGAGAAAAAAATTATTTTTGTTGTGATTACCCGTCTGGAAGAAGCGAAGCTGAAGTCTATTGTAGAGGATTGGGACCCGCAGGCATTCGTAGCAATCGGTAACATTCACGATGTTAAGGGTGGACGTTTCAAGAAAAAAGGTATCCACTAG
- the cls gene encoding cardiolipin synthase yields MFWLVIILLIFIFQAATILILEFRNPAKAVAWLFILFCVPLIGFVVYYFVAQDYSKRKKLRKGGSRIFREMRETIWKQAHIVHEIAQMPGDKYNHQHRLFNLISHLSESPITGCNRSKVLTNGEEAFAAMLREMEKAEHHLHVEFYIFRDDVIGTRFQQVMIRKAQEGVKVRFICDGLGSHHLSWNYIRKMQDAGVEFHFFLPPLIATIDRRVNYRNHRKIVVVDGKVGFVGGINVGDDYLGLYPEVGFWRDTHVQIEGDAVYFLQSTFLNDWKLASGKRIMEPQLAELFPPHICSGGERIQILGSGPDQDWDAIQEMCFGAISVACERIYITTPYFIPDPALYEALKTAAVSGVDVRIIIPYQSDSRLVHLASLSYVEELLRAGVKFYQYRKGFVHAKVMIVDELLATVGTANMDMRSFFCNFELTAVLFEDAAIHRLLHDFERDLEECSQIEPLVFQHRSRLQKGAEMLSRMLSPLL; encoded by the coding sequence ATGTTCTGGCTGGTTATTATTTTACTTATTTTTATTTTTCAGGCTGCTACAATTCTTATACTGGAATTCCGCAACCCGGCCAAAGCGGTGGCTTGGCTGTTCATCTTATTTTGTGTGCCTCTGATTGGTTTTGTGGTGTATTATTTTGTGGCTCAAGACTACAGTAAACGTAAAAAGCTGCGAAAGGGCGGATCGCGAATTTTCCGGGAAATGCGTGAAACTATATGGAAGCAGGCCCACATCGTCCATGAGATTGCTCAAATGCCAGGAGATAAATACAATCACCAGCATCGTCTGTTTAACCTTATATCTCATCTGTCCGAGAGTCCGATTACGGGATGTAATCGGAGCAAGGTGCTGACGAATGGAGAAGAGGCTTTCGCGGCGATGCTTAGAGAGATGGAGAAGGCCGAGCATCATCTGCATGTGGAGTTTTATATTTTCAGGGATGATGTAATCGGAACTCGCTTTCAGCAGGTGATGATCCGTAAAGCGCAGGAGGGAGTGAAGGTCCGGTTCATCTGCGATGGACTAGGCAGTCATCACCTGAGCTGGAATTATATTCGCAAAATGCAGGATGCAGGTGTCGAGTTTCATTTTTTTCTGCCGCCGCTTATTGCCACAATTGATCGCAGGGTCAACTATCGCAACCATCGTAAAATTGTAGTTGTCGATGGCAAGGTTGGCTTTGTCGGTGGCATTAACGTCGGTGATGATTACCTGGGTCTATACCCGGAGGTTGGCTTTTGGCGGGATACTCATGTGCAGATTGAAGGGGATGCGGTTTATTTTCTCCAAAGCACGTTTCTGAATGACTGGAAACTCGCTTCGGGAAAACGAATTATGGAGCCTCAGCTTGCGGAATTATTTCCACCGCATATTTGCAGTGGAGGGGAACGCATTCAGATTTTGGGGAGTGGGCCTGATCAGGATTGGGATGCCATACAGGAAATGTGTTTTGGCGCGATTTCCGTTGCGTGTGAACGCATATATATAACAACGCCGTACTTTATTCCTGATCCTGCCCTTTACGAGGCTCTTAAGACCGCAGCAGTCAGTGGTGTGGATGTAAGGATTATCATTCCTTATCAATCCGATTCCCGGCTGGTGCATTTGGCATCCCTCTCTTATGTAGAAGAGCTGCTTCGCGCTGGTGTGAAGTTTTATCAATACCGCAAAGGTTTTGTTCATGCGAAAGTGATGATTGTAGATGAGCTGCTGGCTACGGTAGGCACAGCCAATATGGATATGCGCAGTTTTTTCTGCAACTTTGAATTAACGGCTGTATTGTTTGAGGACGCTGCAATTCATCGTCTACTGCATGATTTTGAACGGGATCTGGAGGAGTGCAGCCAGATCGAACCCCTCGTATTCCAACATCGCTCACGCCTGCAAAAAGGGGCTGAAATGCTTTCTCGGATGCTTTCTCCGCTTCTATAG